From one Lolium rigidum isolate FL_2022 chromosome 4, APGP_CSIRO_Lrig_0.1, whole genome shotgun sequence genomic stretch:
- the LOC124648626 gene encoding uncharacterized protein LOC124648626 yields the protein MAMMINLRLVSQYIRSCRLRAFTLPGLKADAANSFLGCLSHADFPYFFYFASAGFRFRLPPKSFRPARHLCVICIQTSFLVFTIILYAGSLVGMKVGSQFMAMMIKLRLVSQYICSCRLRAFALPGLRADAANSFLGCLSHADFPSVSFFLCASFCFFGFVFIITDRSSVVTSS from the exons TCAGTACATTCGCAGTTGCCGCCTAAGAGCTTTCACCCTGCCAGGTTTGAAAGCTGATGCTGCTAATTCCTTCCTTGGATGTCTGAGCCATGCTGATTTtccctattttttttattttgcttcTGCTGGTTTTCGTTTTAGG TTGCCGCCTAAGAGCTTTCGCCCTGCCAG ACATTTGTGTGTTATTTGCATACAAACATCTTTCTTAGTTTTCACAATTATATTATATGCTGGTAGTTTGGTTGGTATGAAAGTGGGAAGTCAATTCATGGCGATGATGATAAAACTAAGGCTTGTTTCTCAGTACATTTGCAGTTGCCGCCTAAGAGCTTTCGCCCTGCCAGGTTTGAGAGCTGATGCTGCTAATTCCTTCCTTGGATGTCTGAGCCATGCTGATTTCCCCAGTGTATCTTTTTTTTTGTGTGctagtttttgtttttttgggTTTGTTTTTATCATTACCGATAGATCGTCTGTAGTAACATCATCATGA